The sequence TCGGTGTTCGATATGATGCGACGCATTATCCTCGGCTTCATGGGACTGCATATCTTACACCACGCAAGCAAAGAACCAATAACCGGGGCTTTTATGATAAAAGAGCTCGAATCTCACGGCTACAAAGTAAGTCCTGGAACACTTTACCCTTTGCTTCAAAAAATGGAAAAAACCGGGCTCCTTAAGAGCAGATGGGAAGTTCGGAATGGAAAAAGAGTGAGGCTCTATGAGATAACCCAAGAGGGCATTAGAGTATTAGAAGAAGGGAAAAAGAAAGTTAAAGAGCTCTGCATGGAAATTCTGGGTGATGAAAAATGAAAGAAAGGAAAATCTTCGGAATAAGCTGGAACGTTTTTCTCCTTGGCATTGTCAGCTTTCTCAACGATATGAGCAGTGAAATGATAGCGCCCATAGTCCCGACTTACTTAACCGACGTCTTAGGGGTTGGAAAAGCGGCAAGTGGTTCAATAATGGGGCTCATAGAAAGCCTAAGCTCCCTTTTCAAAGTCGTTTTTGGCTATGTAAGTGATTTATTCAGAAAAAGAAAAATCTTTGTCGCCTTTGGATATCTCCTCTCAACAGTTTCAAAAGGAGCTCTTGCCTTTACGCGCTCATGGTGGGACTTTTTAACGCTTAGAGTTTTGGATAGGGTTGGAAAGGGCATAAGAACAGCTCCAAGAGATGCTCTAATAGCGGAATCGAGTGAAAAGGGAAAAAGCGGCAAATCTTTCGGCTTCCACAGGATGATGGATACCCTTGGAGCCGTGGCGGGTCCTTTGGTTGCCATGGGATTATTGGCGTTTCTGAAAAGCTACCCCCTAGAGAGGGCATATCGCCATATATTCCTGCTTTCAGCGGTTCCTGGCATCGTAGGGGTTCTCCTCGTGCTGTTTCTAGTCAAAGATAAGGGAAAGGAAGTTAAAAAGAAGGTAAAAGGGATCTCTGCTTTAAAAAGCAGAAACCTCAGAATGTTCCTAGTGATTGTTGCCTTAGCTGCCCTTGGAAGATACAGCTATGCCTTTACCCTATGGAAAGCCAAGGAGCTTGGATACAGCGTCCTTCAAGGGTTGGGGTTTTATGCAGTATTTAATGCAATCTACGCCCTTTCAGCATACCCGATAGGCTACTACTCGGATAAGGTCAGCAAAAAGGTTGTTATAACAGCAGGGTTTGGAGTAGCAGCATTAGCTTCGCTTCTTTTTGCATACTCTAAAAGCTTGTCGATGCTTCTTCTCGCTTTTGTGTTCTATGGGGTTTATATAGCCATTGAAGACACAATTCCAAGGGCTTACATGGCAGACCTAGCTGGAGAATTCGAGAAGGGAACTGTAATAGGGGCATACCATACGGTCTTTGGGATTTTTGTTTTTCCCGCATCTATGATAGTCGGGTATTTATGGCAGACGTACTCTCTAAAAGTGGGCTTTGTCTATGCAGCAACTGTGAATCTCCTAGCGATGCTTCTCATGGCCTTCCTTGTTAAAGACTAATATCCTCCAATTTTCTTTTATTTTTCGCCTTTTGTTGAATATATGTCAAGATTGAGAGAGATAAAACACAAATTTTTTGTCAGAAAGACTAAAAAACAATGAGTGGAAAAACATAGGGGCTGAGAAGATGAAAAAAATTTTAATCATTGGGACGGGTGGGACGATAGCGAGTGCAAAGACCGATGCCGGATTTAAAAGTGTTCTTACAATAGACGAGATTCTTGAAAAAGCCAATATAAGGTTGAAAAACGGATATAAGATAGATACAATGGACGTTTTAAATATCGACAGCACTCTTATCCAGCCCGAGGATTGGGAGGTAATAGCAAAAGAAACATACAAAGCACTAGAAGATTACGATGGGATAGTTATAACTCACGGCACTGATACTCTGGCTTATACTGCCTCCATGCTGACGTTCATGATTAGAGGGATTGACAAACCCGTGGTTCTAACGGGTTCAATGCTCCCGGTTACCGAGAAGGAAAGCGATGCTCCAAGAAATCTAAAAACGGCTATAAGATTCGCGATGGAAGATGTTTCCGGGATTTTTGTGGCTTTTATGGATAAAGTAATGCTCGGCTGTAGAACCTCAAAAGTAAGAGCTCTCGGCTTAAATGCTTTTATGAGCATAAATTACCCCGACGTTGCTTATGTAAAAGGAGAAGAAGTCATATACAACATCCCCAAAGAAAAATTCAAGCCCAAAGGGGAACCACAACTCGACACAAAATACGATCCGCGGGTGGTCTTCATTAGGCTTACTCCCGGATTGGATGGAGATGCAATAGATGCCCTTGTAAAAACTGGATACAGAGGAATAGTGCTCGAAGGCTATGGTGCGGGAGGAATTCCTTATAGAAAAAGGAACATCTTGGGCAAGATAAAAGAGATCACCCCAAGGATTCCAGTTGTAATGAATACACAAGCCCTTTACGACGGTGTTGACTTAAGCAAGTATGAGGTTGGAAGGAAGGCTCTTGAAGCGGGAATTATTCCTGCAAAGGACATGACAAAAGAAACGACAATAACAAAGCTCATGTGGGCATTGGGACATACAAAAAACGTTGAAGAAGTGAAAAAGATAATGCACACAAATTATGCCGATGAAATAAGGAGTTAGGCTTTTTCGAGCTTCTCTACCATTTCTTCAGTTATTGTGAGGGGCTTTTCAACCTCGTAGATGTCGTTAAGCTCCCAGACAACTTCTCCCTTGTTTATTGCCTTAACGTAGCGCTCTGCAAGTTCTTTGGCTTTTTCAAAAGAATCAGCCTCAACGATTCTCCTAACATACCATTTTCTTTCCCCATATTTAAGTTTGAATTCCGCCATATACATGGCAACCACCAAAGAAAAATTGTTGTATGGGTATAAAAAGGTTTAACTTTTCTTCAGCTTTACGACCTGCTTGGCAAACTCTTCAAGAACTTCCTTTCTCTTGCCCTCAAAGAACTTTATTGAACCTGCAAAGCTGTGCCCACCACCCTCTACTCCAGCATCAGGGAGCTTTTCCTGGAGGATTTTTATTATCTCGTTGAGGTCAAAACCGTAAGCCTGCATCCCGTCGCTTGCCCTGACAACCGCAAAGTCTGGACCATAAGCTAGAGTCAAGATTGGGGAATCCTCTCCATACTGCTCCTTAAAGTAGTCGTGAATCAGTCCGCTCAGCTTCCCTGGGGATGGGTATTCAAACTTCGGAGCATACAGCTCTACATCAATTGTATTGAACCTTATTCCGTTGGGCAGTACAACGCTCTTGACGTGAGGCAGAGACGCTCTAAGAGCTTTCTCTTGCTTTGCTTTCACCTCGGGATATATTGAGTCTATTAGCTTTCTGTGCCTTTCCAAATTGCCGGTAAGGAGAAGGAGCTCATCTATAATGCCATGTCCATCCATGAACTTCCAGTAGTAGGCCTCATGGTCAATTACTTCCGCTATTTTCTTCAAGTCTTCTTCCTCAAGCCCTTTGCTTTCTTTGGCTATTTTGAGGTACTGCTGAAACTCCGGAGCGTCACTCCTATCTCCGGTTCCAGCTATAGCGGGAAGATGCTTTATTTTCTCTTCAACTGGCGGATAGATAAATCTGGCTATTTCCGTTGCAAGCATTCCAGCCGTTAGCTCATAGTAACCGCGTTTAACTAAGTGGGGGTTGACGTGAACATCCACGTATTCATCAACCGCCGCTTTGTCCTCGCTGATGAAGTCTCTTGGATCATGGTGGTCAATGACGACTATTGGGACACCGTAGGCTTTTATACGTTTGTAAGCCGGGATATCTTCGGTTGTTCCTCCGTTATCGACTATTACAAGAAGCGGAAGCGGGTCTCCAAAGCGCTCGTGATCCTCTATCATAAAGATTATGTCCTTGAGAACGTCTTCAAGTTCATAAAACGGAGCCCTGCTTGGTCTTCTCTTAAAGAACTTCCATCTAGCTTGAGGGTCGGGAGAAATCTCCTCTAGGAGGGGCACTATAGCGTATTCAAGGGCTAAACCGGCAGTATATCCATCCGTATCTGCGTGGTGTCTCACTATTATGGGTCTTCCTTCGAATATCGCCTTTCTTATTATAAACGCAGCTTTCATAATCTTTGGTTTAAGCTTTTCCAAGACCTCGCTTTCAACTAAAAAGCCAATGTCTTCAGGTTGTGCCTTTTTGTTAAGCTCCTCTTCTATCTTTTTCTTCACTTCTGCTGCATCTGGACCCCAGAGACGGGACATGTCACTTATTTCTATCTGAATCTCTCCCGCATGGAATGAGACCTTTCCAATGACCTCCACTATATCTCCAACTTCAATATTTGGATAAGCCCTAACGCCCGGTGCTTCAAAGGCAGCGGCCCACGTTATGCCGGTTCCATCGGTTATTGTAAACACCGTTGGGCCACCAGTTACTTGTATTTGAGTCACTTTACCCCTAATCCTAACGGTCTTTCCTGCCATTTCCTTGGTTAATGCACCAATATCAGTGACAGGAAGCTCTTTCCTAACGACTACTTCCTTGTAGTGTCTCAAAGCAGACTCTATAAGGTCTATCTCCTTCTTCTCAGGCCTAACATCCAAAACTTGGACGAGAATTTCTTCCCCGGGAGTGTATTCCTTCTTCCCAAGGAGGTCTTTCCTTTTTATCAGACCTACAACGTGTGGATTAAGCCTCACGAACACTCCAAAGCGCTCGACTCTATCTACCACACCCTTGTAAACCTTACCAATCTCCACATCTTCATAGTCACAGGTTTTATCAAGGACGTAAACCACTTTATACTTCCTCTCGCAATCTGGACATACCCACGAAGTCTCCATTCCGGGTTCCCAGGGCTCCTTAATCTTTCCACAGATATCACAAACTAAAACTCTCCCAGTTCCCCCACATGTTGGGCAAGTGTCATAGACAGGAACAACGCCTTTTCCATGGCACTCCGGACAAGGAATCTCATCAACTTCTTCCTCTACTCCAAAATAGTCCAGGTTGCGGTAACCTTTGAGCTTATCACCTACTTTAAAATCTGCTGGGACGTAACCCCACCCATTGCAGACCTCGCACTCTTTCTCACCGCTTTTTACTTTCCCACTACCGTGACACTCCGGGCAGTCTTTAACTGCCATCTCTCACACCTCTCACAAAATTAGCATTTTTCTCATCTAATGAGACCAACTTGCTTAGGCTTATAACTCTTTCTTTTCATTCCTCCTTTGCGAAAAGCATCCAGAAGCTGATCATAGAGAGGGCATAAAGCGCCCCAGTTATGAAGAAGGGCCAAGTTAAAGAGATATCAAATAGTCCCCCACCTACAACCTGCCCAAGAGCATAGGTAGTCGTCCATGCAAAGCTCCTTAGGGCTATAGCCGTTGATCTTTCTTCCGTGGTGAAAAAGCGCATCATAAAGGCATCCCATATTGGGTTCACTATATTCATTAAGATTGTTCTGATGATGTATATTACCGCCGCAACAGGAAAAGCTGGTGAGAAGGGCATTGCAAATATCAATAAACTCGCACTTCCATTGAAGCCGACTATCGTCCTAACGCTTCCGATTTTATCGGATATCATGGGGAGAATGAACATTCCAAGCCCCATTATAAACTCCTGGAGGGCAAAAAGACCGCCAATACTCTCTAAACTAGTTCCAAAGCGTCTATTGAACCACAACCCAACATAGGGTATCGTTACCCCAGCTCCTATGCCTATTAAAGCCGATGGAAAAGAGAACTTGGCAATTTTAACTAACAGGTCTTTTTCAAGTCTGAGTTTCCTCTCTTCCCTCTTTAAAACAGGAGAAACTAAAAAGATGAAAAGTCCTTGAAGCGGAATCAACAAGGTAGCAACTAAAAGGGTCATCTTATAGGGATTCAACCCATCAAGAAGGCTTGGTAAAGCTCCGCCCAAATACATCCCCAGCGCAGAGCCTATAGTGCCCACTGCGGCATTTAAACTGAAAAGGTAATGTCTATTCCTCTCATTCGCTTCTTCACTCAACAAAGACATCGAAGCAGGCATTTCAAGTGCCATTCCCACTCCTAATATTGCAGATGCAATTGCAAATATCCAAAATTCCGGAATAAACACCTGGAGAAGCCTTGCAATGAAAAACATGCCTACAGCAAGCAGTATGGTTCTCCTATAGCCTAGTTTAACACTGACATGACCCGAAACCAAAAGAACTATGGCTTCGACTAGAGTAGAGATTGAAAAGAGAACTCCCATGTCAGAGAAACTCATCCCAAGGGAAGAATAATAGAACGGCAAAATAAACCACGCTATACTGTCACCTAACCTGCCCAGAAGAGAGTAAGCAATAACAAGCTTTGCATCTTTGCTGAATCCCCTATAGCTCTGCAACATCGCTTCTTTCCTTCTTTTCCCCGTTTATAAACTTATCGAAACGCTTAAACCTCATTATACTTTGCAAAGAAGAAGTAGAATATCA comes from Thermococcus aggregans and encodes:
- a CDS encoding PadR family transcriptional regulator — its product is MMRRIILGFMGLHILHHASKEPITGAFMIKELESHGYKVSPGTLYPLLQKMEKTGLLKSRWEVRNGKRVRLYEITQEGIRVLEEGKKKVKELCMEILGDEK
- a CDS encoding MFS transporter, with translation MKERKIFGISWNVFLLGIVSFLNDMSSEMIAPIVPTYLTDVLGVGKAASGSIMGLIESLSSLFKVVFGYVSDLFRKRKIFVAFGYLLSTVSKGALAFTRSWWDFLTLRVLDRVGKGIRTAPRDALIAESSEKGKSGKSFGFHRMMDTLGAVAGPLVAMGLLAFLKSYPLERAYRHIFLLSAVPGIVGVLLVLFLVKDKGKEVKKKVKGISALKSRNLRMFLVIVALAALGRYSYAFTLWKAKELGYSVLQGLGFYAVFNAIYALSAYPIGYYSDKVSKKVVITAGFGVAALASLLFAYSKSLSMLLLAFVFYGVYIAIEDTIPRAYMADLAGEFEKGTVIGAYHTVFGIFVFPASMIVGYLWQTYSLKVGFVYAATVNLLAMLLMAFLVKD
- a CDS encoding asparaginase; this translates as MKKILIIGTGGTIASAKTDAGFKSVLTIDEILEKANIRLKNGYKIDTMDVLNIDSTLIQPEDWEVIAKETYKALEDYDGIVITHGTDTLAYTASMLTFMIRGIDKPVVLTGSMLPVTEKESDAPRNLKTAIRFAMEDVSGIFVAFMDKVMLGCRTSKVRALGLNAFMSINYPDVAYVKGEEVIYNIPKEKFKPKGEPQLDTKYDPRVVFIRLTPGLDGDAIDALVKTGYRGIVLEGYGAGGIPYRKRNILGKIKEITPRIPVVMNTQALYDGVDLSKYEVGRKALEAGIIPAKDMTKETTITKLMWALGHTKNVEEVKKIMHTNYADEIRS
- a CDS encoding DHH family phosphoesterase, translated to MAVKDCPECHGSGKVKSGEKECEVCNGWGYVPADFKVGDKLKGYRNLDYFGVEEEVDEIPCPECHGKGVVPVYDTCPTCGGTGRVLVCDICGKIKEPWEPGMETSWVCPDCERKYKVVYVLDKTCDYEDVEIGKVYKGVVDRVERFGVFVRLNPHVVGLIKRKDLLGKKEYTPGEEILVQVLDVRPEKKEIDLIESALRHYKEVVVRKELPVTDIGALTKEMAGKTVRIRGKVTQIQVTGGPTVFTITDGTGITWAAAFEAPGVRAYPNIEVGDIVEVIGKVSFHAGEIQIEISDMSRLWGPDAAEVKKKIEEELNKKAQPEDIGFLVESEVLEKLKPKIMKAAFIIRKAIFEGRPIIVRHHADTDGYTAGLALEYAIVPLLEEISPDPQARWKFFKRRPSRAPFYELEDVLKDIIFMIEDHERFGDPLPLLVIVDNGGTTEDIPAYKRIKAYGVPIVVIDHHDPRDFISEDKAAVDEYVDVHVNPHLVKRGYYELTAGMLATEIARFIYPPVEEKIKHLPAIAGTGDRSDAPEFQQYLKIAKESKGLEEEDLKKIAEVIDHEAYYWKFMDGHGIIDELLLLTGNLERHRKLIDSIYPEVKAKQEKALRASLPHVKSVVLPNGIRFNTIDVELYAPKFEYPSPGKLSGLIHDYFKEQYGEDSPILTLAYGPDFAVVRASDGMQAYGFDLNEIIKILQEKLPDAGVEGGGHSFAGSIKFFEGKRKEVLEEFAKQVVKLKKS
- a CDS encoding MFS transporter, with amino-acid sequence MLQSYRGFSKDAKLVIAYSLLGRLGDSIAWFILPFYYSSLGMSFSDMGVLFSISTLVEAIVLLVSGHVSVKLGYRRTILLAVGMFFIARLLQVFIPEFWIFAIASAILGVGMALEMPASMSLLSEEANERNRHYLFSLNAAVGTIGSALGMYLGGALPSLLDGLNPYKMTLLVATLLIPLQGLFIFLVSPVLKREERKLRLEKDLLVKIAKFSFPSALIGIGAGVTIPYVGLWFNRRFGTSLESIGGLFALQEFIMGLGMFILPMISDKIGSVRTIVGFNGSASLLIFAMPFSPAFPVAAVIYIIRTILMNIVNPIWDAFMMRFFTTEERSTAIALRSFAWTTTYALGQVVGGGLFDISLTWPFFITGALYALSMISFWMLFAKEE